GGCGTGATCAGGACCCCGACGCGTAGCAGAGAACTCTTGTAataccctgaaggggtttattttgtgataactggctgactgtacattttcccaTGTATTACATGGTTACTAACCAAATCAACATGGagataaaatattgatatgtgtttaaaatatgtaattatgtgagaagaaataaatccctgaacagctgaaatctaCCTCTGGTTTGGGTCACAGTTCTGttggtttattttgtaattaatgaacatgaGCTTATGAACTTATCAATACTAGCCaagaaagtaaataaataaatgggtatgaaacattgatttgcattgaaattattttattagcttacttgtagaggtcatacagtgatccgagaagcagtaAAGACAGTTCATATACCCGGATGAGCAGTCTGATATCAGACCGCTAGGTGGCTCCATTGACCAGTCAGAAAAGAGTGTTCCAGAGTGCTGAGTTATAAACGtatatacaaaacatatttttgactATTTAATGGCCTTTAGCTGcattaaaacagtaaaatattaCTGATTAAATTATGAAACACAAAGCAATTCATAAAACAACAAGATATAAAAGGTAACATACAGAAATATAaaatcattgttttggccaacagaaATTATAATTAACAAATTTGATAAAATGACTACATAAAACAACTTGCCCTGACTGATGTATACCCTTGTCCTGCGAACACAGTTCAACTTTTGGGTTAAGATCTATACTTGTTATGTAGTTAATTGTTGTCTTGTGCCAGGTTGcaagtgtggttttattgtgcttcttaacatttaaaaaagatgaAATTGGAATTTTATTTTGAGGAATGGTTTTTGAACTAGATATTTGAAGCCAACATTTAAAACCACTTCTAGAGAAGAGCAAGCATTTGTGTAATTATACATTTGACTCAACCTTACAGTTACTGAGATATAACCCTTGTGACTACTAGCCCGGTCTCCTCTTCAGACATGGGAAATGCCAGTAGTTCACCAGGACTAGCTCATCactccaggtgtgtgtgtgtgtgtgtgtgtgtgtgttgtatttgcAGTCAGAGGGGAAGAAACTGGGTGTGGTGGGCTGGGTGCAGAACACCGATGCTGGGACGGTTCAGGGGCAGCTCCAGGGTCCCGCCTCTAAAGTCCAACAGATGCAGAAGTGGCTTCAAACCACCGGCAGCCCTCAGTCGAGAATCTCCAAAGCCGAGTTCAAGAACGAGTGCACCATTGACAAGAAGGATTTTAAGGATTTCAAAATTGTTCGTTAATGAAAATAACCAATCAGTCAGTATTTATTTCAatagatatttattttaatgtttaaaaatcttgAATTAGTAGAAAATCTCACTCCTGTAACTTTGTTTTCACAAATATGCTAGCTATATTGACATCAAACACCACATGCTCCCATTCTACTGTGTTTGTAAAGTACAGAACAGCTACTgtaatcattttgtttttgaaaactaTATTTGAGAATTAAggcaaatattattacatttttgtacagACATTGTACAAAGAGTTGCAAAGACAATATTGCCATTAAATAATCAATGTAGCAAGAAAGAGTTATGAAAATATACTCTTGACGTGCTTTCTCTTGAAGTTCCATAATATTTGAGGaacgaatacacacacacacacgcagttaaagtcagaagtttacacacaccttaatttcattccctgtcttaggtcagttaggatcacaactttattttaagagtgtgaaatgtcagaataatactaGAAATCagtatttctttcagcttttatttctttcatcacattcccaggtCAGAAgcttacatgcactttgttagtatttggtagcattgcctttaaattgtttaacttgggtcaaacattttgagtacccttccacaagcttctcacaataagctgctggaattttggcccattcctccagacagaactggtgtaactgagtcaggtttgtaggcctccttgctcggaCACCATTTTTCAGTTTGAcctcagattgaggtcagggctttgtgatggccactccaataagttgattttgttgtccttaagccattttgccacaactttggaggtatctTGGGATCAttgtacttgtgtactattgtttgtacagatgaacatggtaccttcaggcattttgaaattgctcccaaggatgaaccagacttgtggaggtccacaattaatTTTCTGAGGTCTTAGTTGATCtcttttgattttcctatgatgtcaagcaaagaggcaattagtttgaaggtaggccttaaaatacatccacaggtatacctccaattcagtacacatcctatcagaagctaatggTGTAGGCTTGACAtcaatttctggaattttccaagctgcttaaaaggcacaattaacttttgtgtatgtaaacttctgacttcaactgtatatacatacactgtatatattcaaTAATATTAGTTTTGAAGGTTTAAACATAGTTAGTTTCTTGATGAAATTAACAATGATGAAATATATCAATCGATAAGTATGAGTACAGTAAAACCCAGTACAAATTAGCCAAAAATCAAACGATAATGATAAATTGGTGTACAACCAATGTAAGGATTTTATCTGATGGTTCAGTCAGTCAAATAGTTCAGATTTGTACTTGTCCTGCCAACATTTGTTACTGTGACCcctctaaaaatgtatgtcacagTTTGTCACAATTTTGACCGAAACATCTGTGTTTAGAAAATGTGGCaataatgacatttacatttttcctGTATTGAACAATGTTTCAGACTTCACACTGGTCCTGTTGTTTCTTCAGTTCAACGGCTTTGATTTGACCAGTTTTGCAATATTGAATTGTGGCAAATGAAATCAACACTCCATTAtttataaggattattattttcttttttaattaactaaaaacaacaacaaaagcactGAGACTATCGACACTACTGATACATGCTGCATGTATTCATTAGCAGATGTATAATGTTCTCTAGAGGAGAATTAATGTTGAAAAAATTTTACcaatttaaaaatcatgttttctcATTCAGTGACAAGTCTACACATTAATAATGAGAATTATGAATAAAAACATCTGTAATAAGTCTGAAACGTGATATTTAGTCAGAGGTACCATTTTTGCCAGCTACAGTACAAACAAGTGTTTATATACAATTTCCCTACATGTTGAATTTAGATATGAATAACCcaaattctgggttcaatatttcagattcaatacaatttaagctcaatcaacagcctttacggcataatattgattagcacaacatttatttttcttaaaaaaaaaaacaaaacaagcaaaactCGAGGTCACAGTGAgtcacttgcaatggaagtcaatggggcttaTCTGTAAACGTTAAACTACTCTTTCATAAAGTATAAGACAAAAGACGTAAACGATATGTGTtaagatgattttagtgtgataaaatcacttcctaactgcatctgtgtaaagttatagacaattttacaactctcTGTAATAATGTAAAACCTATATTCGAtgattaaacaactttacagctcaaataatacatgggttttaccagaagaattaatggaagtgcatataattttataaaattatatgcatCACATTTCAGTGtataaaaccctccaaaaattgaccccatCGACTTCAAGtgtcactgtaacacagatttgtgcttttttaaagaaaaggatggacgagtcgaaatcaacataatgccacacatgctgtcgattgaggttaACTTAAACTGTATCTGGCACATTCCTTTAAAGCGAAAAACAAAACTGAGCGTGTCACTTGAGGACCGGACCTCACTTGGTCTGTTTTGCCTCTAGAGCAAACTGAATTCACATTTAGACTGAAGGTATATCATGATGTGGCACACCGTTCAAAAATACATACCTTTCTATAATTCTTTACAACAAAACCATGTCTGTATTGACCAGCTCGTCTGGTGTTCAACCAACATCCAAGACTCCAGAATGAATGGATGTATTGTGAGGTAGCCAATCATTCCAGGAAATGAGCGATCCCACCCTGCTCCATTCCAAATGCTTACATTCTATCAACCAGCCAACCATATGGACCCATACACCAACTGAGAGAACAAGTACATATAACAAAACCAGGACCAACAGTATGACAAAAACATGTCCTTTGTCAAGGCTAAATCACAATAATTCTGACTGAATGTTGCGCTCTATAgtgtttgacattagcatgttgcaaaGCTAAAGATTTGACACTTCAACAAGCAATTGAAGTAGCACACACATATATTGGCTACAATTGCCTATAATTAGAACTAATTCATATATTTGGGTACTGAATAGGCACAGTTTGAAATTCCCGAGATAGCCGGTATTTTCGGAGTAAATTCTGGTATTATCACAGTTTTACTGTGCCTTGTTACAATCTCATTGTATaaccttatggaaagaaatgatTAACTCATGACAAATGCATGTTTTGTCAAATACATACGTTTTGGGTTGAAAGTCGGTGCAAAAATTTTTTGTAACTACTGTGCCTCACTGCACCACACTATTTACAATCATTGTCCTTGAGCTTTGTGCCCAAACTGCCAAAATTTTCCTCTTTCAATATTCTCAAATTTTCCTCTTCTGTAAAAtcactgtattttatttattttactgccaAATACAgaacttttattattatatattaggcTAATATAAGAGTAATCAATGAAATAGTGTCAAAGACAGTAAGAGAATGCCTCGGTTTGATTTGATATCAGAAAGATCAAACTTTGTTTGATCAAATTCATTTTAAACAAGGGAAACGTCCCAGCATAACGGGTGAAAAGAAAAGACTGAAAACTGAGGGGCAAAGAAAATGTCTGTATTTTCTTAGAAAATACATAAAAGATATGAAatctaaaaaaaatgcatttaaaatttaatcaaattaaatggagtaatctttaacaaaataacaaacaaaacctaaatattttaagttttattcattcagttttgttgtgaaactgaaatgtgtcaatcttaaaaataggctaacatttttttttttttgtaatgctgT
The Xyrauchen texanus isolate HMW12.3.18 chromosome 22, RBS_HiC_50CHRs, whole genome shotgun sequence DNA segment above includes these coding regions:
- the LOC127662770 gene encoding acylphosphatase-1-like — translated: MSTEELLSVDYEVYGRVQGVFFRKYTQSEGKKLGVVGWVQNTDAGTVQGQLQGPASKVQQMQKWLQTTGSPQSRISKAEFKNECTIDKKDFKDFKIVR